Proteins from one Mesoplodon densirostris isolate mMesDen1 chromosome 1, mMesDen1 primary haplotype, whole genome shotgun sequence genomic window:
- the C1H4orf36 gene encoding uncharacterized protein C4orf36 homolog gives MAYGLPRKNAVETILRCNCYKVQEPWELVLLTKTWYTNLANIKLPFLEEIAFGSSIHLKKCKTIKDGVLPSAESIQLEREYEMERLNNLKCEENAAEEIQFSLRERPVGLRRPLPPK, from the exons ATGGCTTATGGCTTGCCAAGAAAAAACGCAGTGGAAACCATTTTGAGGTGCAATTGTTATAAAGT ACAGGAACCCTGGGAACTTGTATTACTCACAAAGACCTGGTACACAAACTTAGCCAACATCAAGTTGCCTTTCTTGGAAGAAATTGCATTTGGTAGTTCTATACACctcaaaaaatgtaaaaccattaAGGATGGTGTGCTCCCTTCAGCAGAAT ccaTCCAACTTGAAAGGGAGTATGAAATGGAGCGCTTGAATAACCTGAAATGTGAGGAAAATGCAGCCGAGGAAATTCAGTTTTCCCTAAGGGAAAGGCCAGTTGGTTTGAGAAGACCTCTCCCACCTAAGTGA